The genomic DNA tTGGATAATAATGGCACATTTCTTACATTTCTTATATTTGCActttttgaaaaggaaaattgaaaagataatATACATGATATTTCGGAGTAAATTACTCAAGAATTGAtgtaattaatcaaattcaaactgacttttaatcaatatatattctCTTGATTATCAGGGAACTAGAGCAATTCGAAGTATACGCTTGGATATGTCAAAAGTAGCAGAGTTGCATTTAAATCACAAAGCTTTCAACAACATGCAAAACCTACGATTCTTGGAATTTTATGGGTCCGAACCTGAAAACAAGGTGTTTGAATCTGATTCCTCTGCATTGTGCCATAACATAAGATTACTGAAAAAACATAGGTCCAAGGATGAAAAGAAGGTGCATGGTTTTGAGgtccttaaatttaatttctctgaGCTAAGGTACTTTTGCTGGGATAAATATCCTACCAAATCATTGCCACCCAATTTTAATCCAAAGAACCTTGTCGCACTTTACATGCGCTAtagcaaagttaaaaaactttggACTGGTAATCAGGTATATGTTAGCTTTTATATTGctacattccccccccccccccccccccccccccctaaatTGTAAATACGTTTACGTTAAATATGTTGCtttaatacatttatttttatttttttgttgcagaaacttgttaatttgaaacatattgATCTCAGTCACTCTAAGCGTCTATGCAGAATGCCAGATTTTTCACTTATCCCAAATCTTGAGAGCTTGATTCTGGAAGATTGTATAAATTTGCTTGAAAGTTTCTCATCTATTCATAATCTCCATAAACTTATTATCCTGAATCTACAAGGCTGCAAAGGCTTTGATAATCTTCCAATCAATGTTTATTGGAAATCTCTTCAAGAAGTTAATCTCTCCAATTGCTCAAATCTCAAGACAGTTCCATATCTCCCTTGTACAGTTGAAAAGTTATATCTGAATGGAACTTCAATAAAAGAATTGCTATCAATAGAGCATCTATATAGACTAGTAAAATTGAGTCTTAGAAAATGCTCAAGACTTGAGAGGTTACCTGAGAGTATTCATGAGTTGAAATCTCTTAAATGTCTTTATCTCTCGGGTTGTACCAAACTCAACAGATTGCCAAATGACCTGGGAACTTTAACGACCTTGGAGGAACTTGAACTAGAGGAAATTGCTTTAGCAAATATACCAACATTTGTAACAAGTTTGATCAACCTTAAGACATTGTCTTTTGCAAAATGTAAGATGCAAAACCGATCAAGTATCCCACTCATCCATTTATCAGTCTTCCAAAAGATGACAAAGCTAAACCTGATTGATTGTTGCATCGAAGTTTTACCTAACAATATTGGTGAATTACTCTCATTAGAATATTTATATCTTGATCAAAACAAGTTTGAGAGCTTGCCTGTGAGCATCAAAGACCTTTCTAAGTTGCAAGAGCTTTATATAAGAAATTGTCAGAGGCTTAAATCTTTGTCAAAGCTTCCAAGCAACTTACTACGTATGGAAGCAAAGAATTGCATATCTCTTGAATCAATATCAGGTTTACCAGCCATATTCCTAAGTATGCGGGATTCAATGGAAGGAATCGACTTCATCAAttgtttcaaactaaaatttgatgTGACAGATGCTCTCTTAAATATTGAGAGAAATGCAGATGTGTGGTATCGCCTTATAGTAAGTCTATCTCTCTCACTTTCTTAGTTTTCTTATGATGTCGattcttataaaatttgaatcttcaaaatttataattcaaaagactaaataattaaatgagtatacatatatttcatattaaaagtaaaagacgtgtggattaaaattttttatttttataaaattaacaaatagacCTACCCTTGTAGTGTCTTGAATAAAGTGGTTCGGTTTTCTTCTTCCTGTTTGTGCTATAAGGAAAGTATGAGTTTTAAACAAAACTCACCgttttgatttaattacaatCAGATTCACCACTTTGCAACTCTGACACTTAAGTACCATTACAAACAAATCAACCACTTTGCACTTCTCACACTTTTATTCTCAACATCTCCCCTTGAACATaactctctcttttctcaacaTCTCCCCTTAAACATAGCTTCATTAGTTAACCTACTTTTATTCTCAACATCTCTCCTTAAACAtaactctctttattttttctttggcaaaaagactttttttctcttaactGACTAGCCAAAAAGACTAGCATACTTACTTTTTCTCTGGCAATCAAACAATTCTTCACATGGTTGTGGTGATTCCATTGATCCTATCCTCCTCCCAAGACTCTTTTGGtcactctctctttctcttttcgtGGCTACTATTTGACTGTAAAAAATATGAGTGCAAAATAATGCACATCAGGCCttatgcttttttttattttgcctgTCAAACATGACACACAGTCATATGTTCTCTACACATGCACGAGTGTGGCGTTACTCAATAaagacaattttcaaattgttatgAAACTCATCCTTATctagaaattcaaatttgttgattACGTGGGTGTGTGCTTTTTTTACCATCATTTTCATGTGTTTAAtgtgaaatgacatttttgcccttcaAAGCATGGACAAACATTACCCTTATAGTGAACGACCATCCCTATTAGAGAACTTAATTCATAACaagatagagaaaatgatgaaagTGTCTTTGGGCTTACCTATGGGTGTTGTACTCTAGGTGAAGAGGTGTCACCTTATCCAAGTTTTTTGGAGCTATTTCATCTACCTCAAAGAAATATTCAGCTTGCAAAAGCAAATTGTCAATGTCCACTATTTTGAACTTAGAAATTCAAGCTTCATGGATCAACCTTAGAATGCCTTTTAGCTTAGTCTTGTCACTACCCTTTCCTCTATAAGATCAATTTACTTTTGGTTGgtgaaaatttcaaactaatGCTTGCTAAGGAGAGAATGAAGAAGATAATGAATAGTTAATTTCAttctattttgaaaatttgttacaCAACATCTTTTAACAATTTGTTTCCAAATTACAACTATTGCAAGTGACGCCATTTAGGGTCCAtgtcaattcaaattcataacaaAAACTGCATACAAAACTCACCTACCTCATCAATCATTAAATGCATGAACACTAGATGATTTGAGAGAAACCCAAATCTAATGAATGAAGAATGAAGATTTGGTGAAAGAGATAACAAAAAATCAAGAACAAGAAAGGGATATGAAAACCTAATCAAACCTTCTACATTTTACATAACTTTTTCCCCTTTGTTATGAAATGATTAGTTTTGGTTTAAAGTCATCGTTTTACATTAATAACAAAAACTCATCCTTTGTTTTAATGAGAAGGCAAGTTCAtcaatttatgaaaacttttaTAACACCATAATATTTATCACAATTACAAACAAATCCGCCACTTTGCAGTTCTCACACTTTTATTCTCAATGTACTCTAAAATACAACTCCCTTTATTCTCAGTGTACTCTAAAATACAACTCCCTTTATTCTCAATGTCTCCCTTTAAACATAACTTCCTTAGTTGACTCACTTTTATTCTCAATAtatcttaactttaaattatattatacagaattacatttaatatatggttttttaattatataatattcttatacgtaaaattttactattgttaattaaataattaatatatttaatttttttatttgatctaaTGAAATGTTAGGTAGTCTTGATCAGGAACTTTAATTTGTGATAAATTCTAATgcatataaaatgataaaacattactagatattaaaattatctaattaataataaagaataatctaagacaaagttgataattcagtaatcaaaatattttctatatggAATTTTTACTCGGACTGCTGATTTATGAATATAAGAGTTTCATGCGACGTAATATTAAATATCTAGTATTATTCAAATGGGGTtaaatatgtgtgtatatatgtgtgtgtgtgtgtgtctcaAAGCAATATAGAAACTTAAAGAAGTGATGGACATGCAGGACAACAAAACACGAGGGACAACTTCTCTTGCAAAAGCCTGCATATGTTACCCTGGAAGTGAAATTCCAAAGTGGTTTGCCTTACAAAGTAATACATCTTTCATAGAGTTTCCAGCTGGTTGGCTGAATGATAACTTAATTGGTTTTGCTTTGTGTGTTGTTGTATCATTACAAGACTATCAACAACTTAGAATTATCCGAGTTGGATTTAGTCTGGCTGTTAATGAAGAGATTATTTCCTCTGGCCGATTATTCATATCAAAAGGATTGAAGGGTGAGGTTATTGAATCAGATCATGTATTTGTAGGTTATGATTATAGTATAATGTCCTTGCAATTGCTTACACTTAATTTGAATAGCGAGGGTAGCATTGTGTTCTTTGTTGAACATGTAACTAAGAATGGCAATGTTATATCCTTCGTTAATAAATGCGGAGTGACTTTATTGTATGCCAAAGATGATGATTTGAGAAGAGATCTAAGAGTGGACAGAGACAAGAGATTGAATACTATAAATTGCTCTATTAATGATTGTTTGAAGTGCTGTCTAAATTGTTGCGAGGAGCATGACCAATGGGGGAGTTTACAAGGATCGTACGAAATTTTAAATAGATGGTCTCCTCATTCAGAAATATACAAGCAATGGATGATACATGAACTGtaagttgaattaaaaaaaatgtccaaaacattagaaaaaataaaaaacattatgtatatatatatgtgtgtgtgtgtattgtaAATTTTATGTCCTCAACACATACTAGTAAGTAGTAAGCATCTTCCTCATAGTTGTGCCCTAATAAAAAGTGGTTGCTTTGTCATTTCTTCTGTATGGTTAGTGGActcaaatattgaatttaaCCTGTCAAATCTTCTTTCAACTCTTTTCATTGACTTCTGTTCTTCctttaactaataataataaacattttgTAAGGCATCCTTTAATTGTTTCCTCTAGTTATTTCCCTTTCATttgaaatatatgatttatatgtttaGCATGAAAAATGTCTTATATGTTTAAATTGGTTTATCAGGATTTTGTTAGAAACTCCATGTGTCAATAAAATTCACATaatcaagatttttatttttatttttttattttagagagAATGGTTATACAGTGATCTCAACCCATAATCCATGGAAAATGGTCTTGTGTGGTTCAATTTGTCATATGTAGAAATTACATAAGGCTATGTTGTTATTggtgttattgttattattaaaggaaatattcattttattttacagAATATGTTCTGAGCTTAAGAAATATATTGTGTACAAAGAAGCTTGAAGGTTGAAATGTTCATACAGAAAAGGTGATGTAAGTACAAAATCCCTAAGCTCATAATATTAGGTCAAAACATGTTGATAAGATTCCCTTTATGTCCTCATAACTCTTTTTAATATGGTAAAGGGATAGCTGATGGTTGTGCAAATTTAATACAACAGGCATTGCTTTCAAAggaaattttcttcatttctagGGCAGCTTGTTTTCCTAAGCTTGTTCTCCAATCTCGGAACCTTTTTTCTATGGTATTCTTTATAGATGTTGTGGCTCCCTACATAACAGTTTAATGGTTTCAAGGTAAAGCTTACTTTATGTTGCCTTATGAACTACTCTGCTAACTTTCTGCAATTTACATTCGTGCTTTATGCTCTGTAGTTCTCTATTCCAAAATGTTGATGTGTCTTCTTTTCAATGCTACTCAATGTGCTTTCAGGTTGGCTTCATCTCAAGCAAGCTAATGATAGGCTGGCAACTAGGCGTGCAGATACAAATTCCCTTGACTTTAATTTTGATGTTCTTTGGATTTTATTGCTTGGAATTGGGTCATTTTACGCACTACTAATTAATTATGTGTTAATATGGTTATTGCCATGTGTTGCTGCTATTTGATTTTGTAGGCTATGAAATGATATTGGTTGTTGTTTAATTCTGCTGTAAACTTGCTATTATTCTTTGTTGAGAATAATACATTCACTGAAAATTAAGTTTGGTGTGGATGTATAAGTGCAAGAGAAATTCTGACCCCTTAAGTTAGGTTTTGGGGTGGGAAAGACCCAAAACCATATTAGGTTTCGGGGATAAAACCACATAAATATCATGTCTCATTGCGTGGTTTTTGATGTGCTGGAGTGAACTAGCAGTAGTTGGAAGCTGAGTTGGAATTTTAACATTGATGTGGCATAACGACAGCATTTTCCTGGTAACTATGATGTAATGCTTTTGTAATTAACTTGTGCTTTTGTAAAGTTGATAATTTTAGGTGTGTTAGGTAAAGGTTTGACACAAGTTAATATGTGTTAGTTTAAGTCAATGGCTATGCTTAAATCCATTTGAACAGTAACTGATTTTCTAACTTTTTGTAAGCTAAGTCATGTAATATTTATtcagaaaaagtaatgaaaagaAGTAAGAACTTTTGCAACAAAAACATTTTTAGCAGCAACATTAgcgttttctctttttttcattaaaaactcATTGCACAAACTAAAACCAATAATCTGGTATCAAAGCTCTTTATTCTTATCAAAGGGCTTGTATAGCAGAGAAGAATGGTTGAAGAAAAACCAAAGTGCTATGAAAAAAACATCGAGTTCAGAGACAAGAAACTGATGGCATCAAGCAACTTCACTGGTGGTGCAGCTCCAGTTTTTTCTATAGAAAATTACCCTATATGGTCAGTTAAAATGAACGCCTACTTGAGAGCTTTTGACCTTTAGGATGCTATTAAGATAAGGAAGGAACCAGTTTCTTTCCCAGATAACCTAACAgtaaaccaaatcaaataccATTAAAAGAAAGTTGCCAAAAGGTATATAAAACACTTTCTTACATACATTCAGTTGTCATTGATGCGATTTTTGCAAGACTAATGACTTGTGAGACAACAAAAGAAGCTTGGGATAAGCTAAGATTGAAGTTTCATGGTAGTGACACGTCAAAGCAAATGCAAATATTTAACTTGAAGAGGGAGTTTACattgttgaaaatgaaagagagtGAAGCTGTGAAAGAGTATATTAACAGACTTATGAAAGTTGTCAATCAATTAGCATTGCTTGGTGAAGAGATACCTGAAAGCAAGATAGTTGAGCAAGTTCTTGTGATCTTACTTGGGAAATTTAAGGCCAAAATTTCCTCTCTTGAAGACTTTAAGGGCATGACAAAAATGACCATTTAAGAGCTCTCAAACTTATTGAGCAAAGGAAAGCTTTCAAGAGCAGCAACAAAAGGAGCCCTAAAAGCAAATCAAAAAGGAAGGCATCAAGTTGTATCAAGCTCTAATAAACAGCATttcacaaagaaagaaaagaaataagtttATGACAATaagcaaaaagggaaaagaggaAGATTTCCACCATGTCCTCATTACAAAAAACTAACCATGTAGAAAGACACTACTAGTTCAGACCTAGAATACAATGTAGAGTCTGCAAAGAATTTGGCCATATTGAAAAAGTTTGCAAAAATAAGGGAAAGTTTACTTAACAACAAGCTTAAGTGGTGGAAGGGCAATAATGAGAGGAACAACAGCTAGAGGAGTAATTGTTCACTATAAGTTGTTATGAAGCTTAAGCATATTCACAAACTTAGTTGCTAAACAGTGGCTGCATAAACCATATGATAGCTAA from Mangifera indica cultivar Alphonso chromosome 16, CATAS_Mindica_2.1, whole genome shotgun sequence includes the following:
- the LOC123198804 gene encoding disease resistance protein RPP2B-like, which codes for MASSSSSITPKIEYEVFLSFCGVDTRKKITSHLYEAFCQKKIKTFIDDNLIRGEEISPSLLKAIENSKISVIIFSKGYPASRWCLKELEVIIKCKNKYDQIVIPVFYEVDPSDVRNQRGDFGIAFGELEKRFMDDLEMLQRWRTALRDAANLSGFDSKNYRNEASLVNNIVDEILRRLDYDSSIIHSNNLVELDSSIEEIENLLCTKGVCKIGIWGIGGIGKTTLATTIFNKIFGQFEASYFIENIREELEKSRGLNDMHQKLSHALLGDIHPNIGFIFPRERLSRKKVLIVFDDVTANLKQMDFLMEVFDYLNSESRIIITTRDKQVLANCGVHHIHEMKGLAFDKAFQLFTQYAFRESNPAEDYIGLSTSVVACVEGLPLALKVLGSFLFKRTKREWESALKNLKSINTYGDIQKVLKVSYEGLHDREKDIFLDIACFFKGYKRDLIEAILNARDLDSHIYINVLIERSLIITSFDTITMHDLLEEMGRAIVQQESIDDPGKRSRLWDYEDIFSVLKYNTGTRAIRSIRLDMSKVAELHLNHKAFNNMQNLRFLEFYGSEPENKVFESDSSALCHNIRLLKKHRSKDEKKVHGFEVLKFNFSELRYFCWDKYPTKSLPPNFNPKNLVALYMRYSKVKKLWTGNQKLVNLKHIDLSHSKRLCRMPDFSLIPNLESLILEDCINLLESFSSIHNLHKLIILNLQGCKGFDNLPINVYWKSLQEVNLSNCSNLKTVPYLPCTVEKLYLNGTSIKELLSIEHLYRLVKLSLRKCSRLERLPESIHELKSLKCLYLSGCTKLNRLPNDLGTLTTLEELELEEIALANIPTFVTSLINLKTLSFAKCKMQNRSSIPLIHLSVFQKMTKLNLIDCCIEVLPNNIGELLSLEYLYLDQNKFESLPVSIKDLSKLQELYIRNCQRLKSLSKLPSNLLRMEAKNCISLESISGLPAIFLSMRDSMEGIDFINCFKLKFDVTDALLNIERNADVWYRLIDNKTRGTTSLAKACICYPGSEIPKWFALQSNTSFIEFPAGWLNDNLIGFALCVVVSLQDYQQLRIIRVGFSLAVNEEIISSGRLFISKGLKGEVIESDHVFVGYDYSIMSLQLLTLNLNSEGSIVFFVEHVTKNGNVISFVNKCGVTLLYAKDDDLRRDLRVDRDKRLNTINCSINDCLKCCLNCCEEHDQWGSLQGSYEILNRWSPHSEIYKQWMIHELICSELKKYIVYKEA